The Desulfovibrio sp. sequence CAATAGCAGCTAGTGTATCATAAACATTAGATTTATTAAAACTATTTATTTTAACTTTTTTTTCTGATCCATTAAAATCTAATATAAAATTTATACCAGATTGAGAGTATCGTATATCCTTTGCCATAAAATCTGCAGTTGCATTTATGCCATAAGTGATTGCATCAAAAGGAGCATTTTTACTTATTTTATTTAAAAGCGGATCATCTACATTAATT is a genomic window containing:
- a CDS encoding Mur ligase family protein yields the protein INVDDPLLNKISKNAPFDAITYGINATADFMAKDIRYSQSGINFILDFNGSEKKVKINSFNKSNVYDTLAAIGTCYFLGFPLNLIINALTQTEIF